TTATCTTGTTTTCTACTGTtgcatatgtgaccagatctggtgtAATCAGGCtgaagtcagcaataatgaaactgaaatataggcacaaagtgaggagaaaaaacaataaaaaacataagaaaatggacatataaaaggttcataactttgcatccaggtattcaagagacctggggattcaacgtTAGCatgtgtaggtactgagcaagttagtattggtagtaactaaattttcaacatttcctactttggcctgagtggatcagatcaggtcACACATGATTGTTCCATTGTTTTAAAAGTGCACTGATGTTGAAACTGCTCTTTATTAAACATTGCCAATCATTTTATCTTTACAGAACAATAGCCTATCTCGTTTGACTCTTGCCACTGTGCCACCACAACACAACTATCCAATCAGACAGATGCCAAGCCAACCAACTGCAGGCAATCCTAACACACCATTACCACACAGGTCTAACCTACCAAACCGTGCATTGGCAAAGGCCTTTGATGCTGCATTCCAACAAGCTGGTAGTAGAGTACAACCAAACCAGACTAATATATGCACTAACATGCAAAGTCATCACATGCCAGCTGCATCACCAATAGCCCCACGATCTGGTGCTTTGGATGCAAGTCCAGCTGTACACCGGTTCAATCAACTCAATAGAGGTCATCACATGCCTGCATCACCAATAACTCCCCAATATGGTGTTGCAGATGCAGCAAGCCCTGGTGTACAGCCGAATCAACTTGGCAGGGGGAACACATCACAACTCGGAGCAAGACCACTACGCACAAATGTACCAAGTCATCACATCCCTGCATCACCAATAGCTCCCCACTATGGTGGTGTAAACACAGCAAGTCCTGATGTACAATGGAGTCAACTTGGCAGAGGGCAAACATCACATGGTGCAAGGCCAGTAAACACAAACTTGCCAAGTCTTCAGCCCAGGGCCATCCTGCCAGCATCACCTCCACCAGCCCCTGCACATTTCCAAAGAAGACTGACTTATCAAAGTCCTCCTGCAGGCATGTCTCCATCAACACACACATGTCACCAAAGGCCCTCACAGTCACCTTGTGCAGCTACACACCATACCGCCATCCACCATTCACCTCTGATGTCCAACTCTGCAGCACAACATCCATCACAGCTCTACAGAACCATATCAAGCCCTCAGTGTATCCGCTCATCAAATCAGAGTCAGCAGTTTGCCCCGCATCCAGGATATGCTTCACAACCCCAAGTTAAGACTGCCAATCCTTATGCATCTTTCCAATTCCCATGTTCCCCTCCACCTCAGATGCATACGCCTGTGCCAATGCACTCTCCAGTAGCTGTGGCTACTAAGATAGTACCAAGCTTCCGTCCACACAAAGCACGGAACCTATCATTTCAACCTCAGGGGTCATCACAGTCAGCCAAGGTTATTCCTGTGTTCAAGCCAGCTGCCAAGCGTTCTATTACACCGACCTTTGCGGCTAAGGTACAGCTTAATTTTGACACAGAGCCAAAGGATCAACAATCAGGACTTGTTAGAATTGCACCAGCACCAGCACAACTTGATGCAAATAATGACACATCACAGCAAACACCAATGAAACCTTCATTTGGTACAAAGACTCCACATACTCCAGTGGGCAATATGCTAGGAAAACCTGTCAAGAGAAAGGCTAAGGTTAGTAGTCGCTTtcatcattattcattatttactGAACAGTGTCCTTATGTTTCATGAATTTGTATGTATGAAGCTGCTCGGTATCTTTACATTGATCAGTATACTTCGACTATATTTACAAATGGTGCTGCGGCTGCTAAAAGTGCTCAgcatctaaaagctctattttgatcagctactcagatgattatatcatgtaattaaccaaacCGGGGCACTATACGAACGGCAGTAGTGCCCAATTGGTCAAAATAGCTCcgatgtcaaaatggtccacttgTTGGGACAAATCTATTTTACAGAAATTCCTTGAAAAATGTGTCAATTGCAAAGCGCAAACCCAACAAACACACTTGCAGGTATCATCGCTTTCCAGAGGACACCAAACTTGAAATACCTGTCCTCAAATTGTGTTGTGTGAAGAACTGAATGCCTGAGTgagtaaataataatataatttttacTTTCCCCATTTCACAAGGCAAATGCACAAGCATCGGCAGGCAATGTCATTGTTGAACAAAACAGAATAGGCCATGATTATAGCCATGTTACACACTGGGTGAGGACCCTGATAAGGTCCTCGAAAGGAGGGTGTAGGTCCTTTGAGAGCTGGTGTGCTTTCTACATGCAGCTGGTTGGATTTTCAAATCCAATAAACtacaatcttttttttcttcaggaAAGTGATAGTGAGTCCACTCCAAAGAGGCAACGAGCGAAGCCTAAGGTCCAAGATGTAGATATGCAGGCACTAATGCTCAATGATCAGGTGGGTGTTTTATTCAGGGGTCAGAGGTCACATACTTAAAGGTCAAGGTTCAAGACCAACCATCACTACAGTTGTATTGGGATGCTAGGTTTGTGAAATCCGTCTACTGAGATCCAGGAACAATTCAATTGGACATGACAGAtaatgtaaaaagaaaaaaaggtaaaaaggaccgggagctacacggctaattgctgcccggccagaaATTCCGTGCgcatttgacacttagggtgattgcgtcatcgcagaccctgggatgcatgcatgcgcacaatttttcatcgtggtattctgtggtatttttgggtgtaagggttaaaaattgttaataaatCGAGGTATAGCCTTGAAGAATACACTCTGTCTTTGAGGGCGTCCCCTATCGGATTTGCATGTAATTCTATGCCTGGGaataaaaaattaagaaatttctTTCTTGACATCAAAATGCAGCTAGTGTCTAGTTTATTCATTAACATAGGGGTTAGTTCAGCCATCAAGTTTGACTAATATTACGATCCAAGAACATGGTGAATAAAGTAAACACTTGAAATTCAGACATGGAAGGGTGATTTGTCACTGATAATAAAACATTTCTCTTGTTGTTTTCTCAGCTCTCCAAAGTCAATACAGTTACCCTGGTTACCTGGCTGAAAGACAAAAACATCAAAGTGAAAAGTCGGGAGAAGAAACCAGACCTTATCGCCAAAGTGATGGCATTCATCAATGCTAAATCCAAGGAGCACTAGATACCATGGTAGTGCCTTTCTAGATATGGACAGATTTGCAACCTAATACAAATGTCAGCATAAATTGAGATAGGGAATGAAACAAG
This DNA window, taken from Amphiura filiformis chromosome 16, Afil_fr2py, whole genome shotgun sequence, encodes the following:
- the LOC140172793 gene encoding uncharacterized protein; this translates as MASSQANRNCGYPSIYFAKVPNFQDLCTVSLQVSSDAPGISNVSQFGSQPQIIKCRELIFTEPNVLASPSLQEQGLIFVIIQQSFWKTGKLQTRCQKSGLKISKPTRVIPAVFQACLSYTLKAKLAPLWNKAGDLYIQGRDFLITSTKANAVGVEINVTDAEICIALKPTIVKMSQSDIRDFEIAPGVFDHFFASTSNIIPEYAIEDKWCHILPSLKKGKLVSVTHQIPAVSPFKTYKDIRRYWKNAYGYRLPESDTGIIYYNIYFPAIGNTLFTYPDFCVFKREPVLLPRADPTTIIPPFLADLQSKLPSICGFPFKVNPKAQYPTTGLYQASIQNNSLSRLTLATVPPQHNYPIRQMPSQPTAGNPNTPLPHRSNLPNRALAKAFDAAFQQAGSRVQPNQTNICTNMQSHHMPAASPIAPRSGALDASPAVHRFNQLNRGHHMPASPITPQYGVADAASPGVQPNQLGRGNTSQLGARPLRTNVPSHHIPASPIAPHYGGVNTASPDVQWSQLGRGQTSHGARPVNTNLPSLQPRAILPASPPPAPAHFQRRLTYQSPPAGMSPSTHTCHQRPSQSPCAATHHTAIHHSPLMSNSAAQHPSQLYRTISSPQCIRSSNQSQQFAPHPGYASQPQVKTANPYASFQFPCSPPPQMHTPVPMHSPVAVATKIVPSFRPHKARNLSFQPQGSSQSAKVIPVFKPAAKRSITPTFAAKVQLNFDTEPKDQQSGLVRIAPAPAQLDANNDTSQQTPMKPSFGTKTPHTPVGNMLGKPVKRKAKESDSESTPKRQRAKPKVQDVDMQALMLNDQLSKVNTVTLVTWLKDKNIKVKSREKKPDLIAKVMAFINAKSKEH